In the Hordeum vulgare subsp. vulgare chromosome 7H, MorexV3_pseudomolecules_assembly, whole genome shotgun sequence genome, one interval contains:
- the LOC123411053 gene encoding transcription factor SPEECHLESS-like produces the protein MGDALCDQLLVDVDGEFQLPTDAEDLFSILETWEDCVNGAAAALSPTAGAGSGGGLLGGSAPGNKGSSKRRARQGECDGISHEHKRQKCSPEEGGGAAPKTAHITVERNRRKQMNEHLTVLRSLMPCFYVKRGDQASIIGGVVDYIKELQQVKQSLEAKKQRKAYTEHVLSPRPPPSSYSPRLPLSPLHKSTPPLSPLLRSTPPLSPRLAVPISPARTPPTPGSPYKLRPLPPPISGSTYVSPAMTPTGYEPGSSYLPSLDAIAAELSVYANRQALQLPPTDLLPDVRVEFAGANLVLKTVSHRAPGQAVKIIAALESRAPALEILHAKISTIDDTDVNAFTVKIGIECSLSAEELVQEIQQTFS, from the exons ATGGGAGATGCGCTGTGCGATCAGCTCCTCGTGGACGTCGACGGCGAGTTCCAGCTCCCCACCGACGCCGAAGACTTATTCAGCATCCTCGAGACTTGGGAGGACTGTGTGAACGGCGCTGCGGCAGCGTTGAGCCCCACTGCTGGCGCCGGCAGCGGTGGTGGGCTGCTGGGCGGTTCTGCGCCGGGGAACAAAGGCAGCAGCAAGCGGCGAGCGCGGCAGGGCGAATGTGACGGAATATCGCATGAGCATAAGAGGCAGAAGTGCTCGCCGGAGGAGGGAGGCGGCGCGGCACCGAAGACGGCCCACATCACGGTGGAGCGCAACCGCCGGAAGcagatgaacgagcacctgaccgTGTTGCGGTCGCTCATGCCTTGCTTCTATGTCAAGCGT GGTGACCAAGCATCCATCATAGGAGGAGTGGTGGACTACATCAAGGAGCTGCAGCAAGTGAAGCAGTCGCTGGAGGCCAAGAAGCAGCGCAAGGCCTACACCGAGCACGTCCTCAGCCCGCGTCCACCGCCGTCGTCCTACAGCCCACGCCTCCCGCTCAGCCCGCTCCACAAATCCACGCCGCCGCTCAGCCCACTGCTCAGGTCCACTCCGCCGCTCAGCCCGCGGCTCGCCGTCCCGATCAGCCCTGCCAGGACGCCGCCCACGCCAGGCAGCCCCTACAAGCTccggcccctgccgccgccgattTCCGGCTCCACCTACGTATCCCCGGCGATGACGCCTACCGGCTACGAACCGGGCTCCTCCTACCTCCCCTCGCTCGACGCGATCGCCGCCGAGCTGTCAGTGTACGCCAACAGGCAGGCGCTTCAGCTGCCACCGACTGACCTACTCCCCGACGTTAGGGTGGAGTTCGCCGGCGCAAACCTGGTGCTGAAGACGGTGTCGCACCGCGCGCCGGGGCAGGCGGTCAAAATCATCGCCGCGCTCGAGTCACGGGCGCCGGCTCTGGAGATCCTCCACGccaagatcagcaccatcgacgacaccgacgTCAACGCCTTCACCGTCAAG ATTGGAATCGAGTGCTCGCTCAGCGCGGAGGAGCTGGTGCAAGAAATTCAGCAAACGTTCTCATAA